The Arabidopsis thaliana chromosome 5, partial sequence genomic interval aaacatacaAAACCTTAAGAatactatttctttttaatctatCTATGTGggtttgaagaaaaacaaaatacttatACTACTACTATCTCATTTGAAATTTCTAATgtgttaataaaaaagtatcaaattggaagttgaagaaattatcaagtattatataaaagtttagaGCCACTTCTGTCAGTTGATTGTAGGTTGGAAGTCTATGTTCAACTTGAATCTATCTTTTTCGTTGGCCCATCTTGTAAATGTTATTCCCACATATGCTCACGTTTCAAAGCTAGTGATGCATGAACGTGAGGAAGGGTCTTAATAAAAAATGTCCAACATCGGAAATTGGAGAAATTATCAAGTAGTATATAAAGTTTTAGAACCATTACATCTATTGCGAATTGGTTTTAGGTTAAAAGCGGATGTTAAGCCCAAATGTATCGtattaaattaatgtaaaCAAATCGCATATCGGATTCTTGTCACTTTCTCTTGAACTAATTAAtgtaaactctttttttagaaatttagatttagccaaaaaaaaagtatcttgaactaattttttttggttcaccaATCATGCAAGCCACGTAACAGATGTTTCAGTTCAACATTTGTTATTGAGTATAACCACTAACAAAATCCCAAATATGACAATCATAAATAGAATTAACTCAAAAGAGACCCAACGTATAACTGCCATGAAGATATTTGTAAATAAACCAggttacaaaatttaataattgcACGGCTTCGTGTTGGATAAAACAACGACACTCCAATTTTAAAGATCTAAagtatacaaattaaaaacgtGAATGTGTCAAAAGTTCACGATCAAATGCACAAGTCCCTGTCGggaattcatttttttcctcttcacAGTTTTGTTTTCGAGAGATCATTATACTGTATTTTTTCCTCACTTACTCGATGTTGAGTATTACTCCTCTTTTATTACATTActtattgtatatttgtaaCATCACAGTTTCATTTTGATGACGTTGCATGCATTTATTTTAGTGATCCAAATAAGTCGATGACTTTATGTCATGTTGTCAACGTCACTTGCAAATGAATATCTTTTGTGTACACCAGTTTATGTCATCCGGCGGAAAATGATCTTCTCAAATATAGGCATGCGTATACAAagtatatatttctaaatagTACCAATATTCTGTAGAAGCTCTTGAACTCATGAATGGAAGTagatgatatttattttgtatcatTGTATGGGCAAGTTTTGTTATGATTTCAGATTCATAGAAATTTTCTAGCTtcaataatatgattttacatAGGAGATTAGATGAATACTCCGACGATTGAAgaacttttatttaattttaattttaaaattttaaaagttattaataaaacagatatataattttggaatttttggaCCACAGACTTTGCAAATAAGGCAAAATAccacattttttctttgtatcatGCAAACATTAATTTTAGGACTTATTGTAAGGTTTTGTGCTTAGCTTAGttataaaatcattaaaaatagACACTTTCGTTTTTTAGTTATATCATagctaaattaaaatattaataatagcTGATTCTTATaccaggaaaaaaaaaaattcaactatGGCATTGATTTGATGCATGtaggtaaaatatatatatatatatatatatattccaaagTATCCAAAATCTTTGCGAATAGAAAAACAAGTTTGAGCCTTGAGCCAGATAATTGCATCAACAAACGTTTACACCAACGCGTAATATATTCTCCTCTATCTACATGATTGAATAAATTaatagttttctttctttctttttcttattagcCAAGAGGTTATACTCATATTGGTTATGGGTCTCTAGATCTATAATGTTTTCGAGTCAAAATCAGTAGgattaattagtttttcttttttttgttgcgcTGGAAATTAtaactttaaaaacttttattattatttgaataGCTAACTAATACACCGATTAACCTATCAACGTCCTATcacaaatataatattgaGATTCtactttatatttattatttttagttcgattaactttttgttgtcaacgatgtttttaatatatcatttgcaacaaaaaaaagaaaaggaattgaactcttttattcaaaaaatttgtAGAGGAGATGAAAATGTAATTAATGCTAACGAATCTGAACATTTCGATTAAGATCATATGGACTATTAAGACTAAATAATGGACTAAAATTGTTTGATAGATCATTTCTAGATAAAGTCACTTTTTAAACAACTAACAAATGAATAATGATTGTAATTTGGTGGTTATAAACattttgaatagtttatataagaaaagggaaaaaataattctacaaaatatttttaaaaaaaattaagttaacgtatatactttttaaaaagaatatatttgtGTTCCTCTCCACCTAACCAAACATTTCTCTTCGTTTGATATATTAATGGTGCTTTTTTccaatataaaatatgaataaatttgccatttttattgattttcttgattgGTTTGTATTCTACaactatataattttttctattgaCGGTTTAAGGTGCAAGCCAGTAGGACTTTCCATAAAATCAATGTTCTTCTTAGCCATTACGTGAAAGTTGTGGAAACTACATGTAATATTGACTCTTGAACAGTatgaacaaaaatcaattaccaaatatatcaatataaaatataaatttcacCAAACCAAAGTCTAAAAACCGAAGACCATTTTGTCTGAAATCGAAGAGAAAACGCGTTCCGGAATTTCGCTTTCTATCACTCTCAGTATCTCTGTCGTCTTCTCTTTAACACCTTTGACTACGTGTCAACTGCTTCATGGGCCATTCTTTTGTTCATCAACAAcgatatattattttgtactATATCAAAATGAACGTGAAAAAGAAGCAACACAAAAACCACTCAACGTAACTTGTAAGTACATCAGTTTTAGATTAATTAACGTATATGATTGCTAAATATGGATTGTTCGTTTGTTTACCAATTAACCAGGAGATCAAAgaatgtttttgaaatctaAATGAATGTTATAAACAAtcaatcttttattttttttccggATGCATGAATCTTTACTTTTGTAGAAACACACCGTAAACGAATTCAATCGAGCGGATACAAAATTTGAGTATCAACGAAGCCATTTACTTTATTAATCTAGACTTACTAGTATACTAGAAAGATCTTTTAATATTCTGAATAATAGGTCATTGAGTTCATATTAAAAAGACCTAGGTCGTTCAGCTGAAACCTCTAAATTGACACCTAATCATCCAATAATTAGTCCAAACCcatacaaaaactaaaaaatacgTAGAAGCAAAAACTTAGTTATATTTCCTAGCCTTATCCATGCATTACCAACCGACACAAAGACTATCTTAAAACcatatattatacaaaacagacgataaaattacaaaaatcatacgAAGCTAACCACTTTAATTTAGTTGCACAATCTCCCTCAatttctcttatcttttttcttcttataataTTCGTACGCGTGTGgatgtctatatataaaccaCTCTCCCATAATCTATCTCTCTCCTCACTCACTCTcactcacaaaaaaaaatgtctacCATTTCAAAACCTCTCTTCTTAAAACTTctctatatcttcttcttcttctgctactCAGTTTCTCTCTCATGGTCttcgtctctttctctccacTTTCCTCTCACATCTCTTCGTCTCACTCCAACCACAAACTCCTCCTCCTTCAAAACCTCCCTCCTTTCTCGCCGGAACCCATCTCCGCCGTCGTCTCCGTACACTTTCCGATCAAACATCAAATACTCAATGGCTCTAATCCTCTCTCTTCCCATAGGAACACCATCTCAGTCACAAGAGCTAGTTCTTGACACCGGAAGCCAACTCTCATGGATCCAATGCCATcccaagaaaatcaagaaaccacTTCCTCCTCCAACGACGTCGTTTGATCCTTCTTTATCTTCATCGTTCTCCGACCTACCTTGCTCTCATCCTCTTTGTAAACCTAGAATTCCCGATTTTACCCTTCCCACGTCTTGTGACTCGAACCGTCTCTGTCACTACTCTTACTTCTACGCTGATGGAACCTTCGCCGAGGGCAATCTcgttaaagaaaaattcactTTCTCAAATTCCCAAACTACCCCTCCTTTGATTCTTGGTTGTGCTAAAGAGTCAACTGACGAGAAGGGTATTTTGGGAATGAATCTTGGTCGTCTTTCTTTTATCTCACAAGCAAAGATTTCTAAATTCTCTTACTGTATCCCAACCCGGTCAAACCGTCCCGGTTTAGCCTCAACCGGCTCGTTTTACCTCGGAGATAACCCGAATTCTCGTGGTTTCAAATACGTTTCTCTTTTGACTTTTCCTCAAAGTCAACGCATGCCGAATCTAGACCCTTTAGCTTACACTGTACCATTACAAGGTATCAGAATCGGACAAAAGAGACTCAACATACCCGGTTCTGTTTTTAGACCCGATGCAGGTGGGTCGGGTCAAACCATGGTTGATTCGGGTTCTGAATTTACTCACTTAGTCGACGTGGCGTATGATaaagtcaaagaagaaatagtGAGGCTTGTGGGATCAAGATTAAAGAAAGGTTACGTGTACGGTTCGACAGCTGACATGTGTTTTGATGGTAACCATTCGATGGAGATCGGACGGTTGATAGGCGATCTTGTGTTTGAGTTTGGGAGAGGTGTTGAGATACTCGTTGAGAAACAAAGCCTTTTGGTTAACGTAGGAGGTGGGATTCACTGTGTTGGAATCGGACGGTCAAGCATGCTTGGTGCAGCTAGTAATATAATCGGGAACGTTCATCAGCAAAATCTTTGGGTTGAGTTTGATGTGACCAATAGGAGAGTTGGTTTTAGTAAAGCTGAGTGTAGATTATTGCCGTGAGTAGGTGAATATTCTTCTACGGTCGTGCGTATTAGTTTTGAGTTGTATCTCATTATGATGATCGTTGGATGTTTGATCGAATGGTGTATAGGAAATCTGGGATTTTTGTGGGTCCCGTAGAAGGACAACTGTCTGAAGCAAACTTCTCAATCTTTATTAGGCTCTGGAACTATGTATAAATGTTTGTACTATGATAATTAAAAGCTTGTATATTAAATGGTTAATATAACTTGTTATCAACAAAATTGTCCaagttttaattgttttttttttgtgtaatattttcattgtttaactacttataaaacaatttactcatatacaaagaaaattaataacgttgacaaaaataaaaagtaaatcaagaaaatggataacaacaaatcataaagttttaatcaaAACCACTACGCAATTTTTTCGAATATGTTTATTGtgtataatttttctttttctttttggttgtgtgcttatttttgttaactttttttttgcggATTTTCAATATTAGGTGTggttaaaaacaatttatcaTTAAATACATTGAAAATTTATCTAtgttattatttcttttatttttatttttatgcatctatgtttttctaaaaaaacacatttgtcCATTGGTTTCGGCCGTAAAATATCTAAACTCACTTACGATTAGATTTTCTTGTCgaaaataaaacttcaaaagatcAAATGGAAAGACAAACAAGAATGTTATTGCTTGAGTCGTGGTCTATTGTAGTGTCAGTATTTCCTAATAACTAATAAGACAAACCGAAATTGAAAATAGATAACACATAAGATGATAGAAAGTGGTCGTATTTATGAGAATTTAAAGATGATAGATAGATACAAGTGACCGATTTAGGGAGAGAGGCAATGACTGAGGCcaacaaaaacacatgatGCAAATGAAGACAATGACACATGATGATGAAATCGAGCAGAACACTGGTAATCAATTACCACTGAGATACGGCAAGTCGGCAACGTCATATTTTGTTGTcattaaaaagtaaatctAAAGTAATCGGCCTTAGCTAggcttctctctttttctttcccatGAATCAACATGTTTGATAGAGATAACATTAATTAGCTATGtacttttttcattaattCAGTCCAggctttgaagattttattaataaaattagtaaGAGTCGTTTATAAAAcattccttctttttcttaaccaaacacgaaaaaaaacaaatcgcaaaaaaatttgtgagatttttaaattaattgttGATCGGTCTAagataaactatatatatgtgatttaTTTTAACATTCTATACGAAAATCTCTCactttttttagtaatttcaTATGCAATCTTGACAAAAACTATTTCATATGCAATCTTGACAAAAACTAAAAGcttaccaaaataaaacaaaacaaaacaagatacaATAGTTTAAGAATTTAGTGTTAATTCCCAACACTGAATTTTTGTAAGCTACCACTTTGATAAATGTTCAAATCTACAAGTTTCTCAAATCCTCATcactcaaaaaaataaaacctcTGAGTCTCAGCTTATAAGTTTCTTGAGATTGTTTTACATAGTTTAAAAATACGAAAGTAAGTTTGTTTTGTAGAAACAACCTTCAACAACtaccaaatattaaattttacttGTCACTATTTACCTCTGtcaaaactaaatcataaCGTTATATAGTGAATTCGAGGTAAAGCtcagttgaaaaaaaaacttacgtttattgttttgaaattttgaaaaagaaaagcagaatTTGAATGAAAAGGGTAAAAAATGGGGGCCCAAAAGATGAGCTGGATAGATTTTGGGGGAGTAGCCGACAGCTTAGTTCCAAGTCTTTCGCCGAACTCAACTCACTTTGGATTTCTTATTCTCCTTTATTCCTGACAATGACCTTATTCGTATCACGAttgttttattcatttcaTGCATCattgctatatatatttttgggtgTAAATGTTAAATATCATTTGCAATTTTGTTCATTCATGACTaattacttttgtttaatCATCGTATCTCAAGTGTTTGCAACAGAACTAAATCTAACTAGTACAATTAAAATTGCCAAAAAGGGTTTGAACTTTTAGTCTAcgaaatttctatatatatcacactaatttgatttggttagtACTTAGTGCCACATATGAAACTCCATGTTTCATATCACTATCGATCAGTTTGTTTCTCCCCAAAATTATGTTGATTAATTATACAACCGATCATAAATTTGTATTCCATAAATTGTTTCACTTCATCATTCATTATCTTATAGGCATATCATAAGTTACTGAGTTGGAAAAATAAGTACTATACGTACTATTACTTTGCTCTGGTTACTTTTAAggtaatgttttgaaaattatatatatatatatatatatatacatagggACTGTTTTACTTGTTGGATCAAAGCCACGTCTTTTGGGACTGCCACACATAGAGCTATCACTTATCAGGGACCATCCTCGATCTACATATAgacatatatgtgtgtattAGATTCTACTGGTGCATGCATATCTATAAACAGCTGTTATGTTAAATAGTCAAAAGCAGGTAACTCATGCTATTTCACATTTCcgagtttattattttaaggCACTAAACTCCAAGTAAAGTGGATAAATCATAGGTCAAAGTGCCAGTTGTTATAATCCAGTAATCCATACAATCTTCATTTAATTCTTGCTTTTTGGTGAAGCTAGAGATCCACAACCTAATTTATATCCCATATAAATTGGATTTATTGTATGCATCTATGCCCATTTATGCTGGTTAGTAGTTACAATTCAAagcaattttcatttttctttttaatataatcaACATGAGAATGCTGACGAATAacatagaaaaatgaaaaatgacatatttaagtttttattgaTACTACTAAATATAATTGGAATGAGATGAATATTGACAAAATATGTATTAATGAAATTTCTCAATATCCacttaatttgtatatatagatcatCTTGCCCCAAcctattaatattaattatatgtaaatcatctaatccctaaaccgTAACTGTTTAGTGTCTCATGTATTTGTCTTATATCCGTGTAGAACGAAAACACGACTGGAACGAGAAGTAATAGGAATGGGAGACAATATAATAACCATGCGtagatttagttttagatatATTTGGGTGGTGGTATATATTCcctttttttaatgattacCTATGCCAATTTGATGATGACAAGAAGTCGGTGAAACACATTGACAATCATTCAATTCTCTAAGAGCATATGATATGAACAACATCAACGAATACCATCTCTTTGAAGATAAAATCATATGTGGAAAATTGACTATACTCATGTTTCCACTCATATTCAAGTAGCGAAAATCTTGACCAAAGCACTACCCCGAAGCACTCGATATGTCATTCTTTAACAAACTCGACATTCGAGACTTACTTATACAATAACAATATACATGCATGCACTACTATGAACGTGGATATTGAGAAATTTGGccagcctttttttttttgataagagAAATTTAGTCAACTCATCATTTAACTCTCCTTAAATCTAAGAATTCGAAACGAGACGGGTCGGAATAAGAACGGAAATTCCTATAAGAAAAATCTTAGAACAAGttacaattaaaataaaataaaaatgctcgcAATAATGTATTTACAAtgtttctcttattttatCTAGAATAAATATGTTCCaaataagaaataagaaaagttaaataatattttttaaaataatgttatatgttagttaaaaattaagaaaaaaacatattccGATATAgataatttaaacataaaataataacaataaagaattaaattaattttataatattatataatatatacatatactatgaatatacataattatttattatatatataggtcaTAAACGGGACTTCAAAAATTCTGGTTTACGTCTCGTCTCGTCCTGTCTAATGGGACGAGAATTTGAGAAATGGTACGAGATGGAACAGAACGAAATGGAAATTGTGCTTACCCTCTACTTAATTCCAAGACTAAAACTTATTTTGACAAGTTGAATAACTAAATTTTGATCTAAAGTTGTAGGTAAGAAGATCATAAAGGATAAACAAATTGTTCATTAAGTTGTATTTTATGTAGTGTATATATTTAGATCAAATTGTTTATTTCCTCTCTTTTATTGATTAGagtcataaaatatatacactaCGAATTATTCAtttcctctcttttatttattagagtcataaaatatatacactaCGAATATGAATCTTCCTACTTTTTGTActaattcaattatttatacTTGAAAAATAGTCATCCAATGCAAATCTTGTTCGCCTAATGTTCCCCTAGTTTCTACTTTATACTAACATCTATGAACGACaccaatataaaaaaactggGCCTTACTCCAACTAATGGCCCATTGGGTTTACGAATCTTTATTTTGGTTACTTGTGTAGGTGACTCCATTCTTTGGTTACTCagctcttatcttcttcaaatcGGTTCTTTGTAGAGTTAAGCATATGATGAGATTCCAACAAAATgactataaatatatgtggatcacaattcacaaatcaaaataaattttgatcaaaGCTTCCGTAGAAACACTAAGTCAAGAGAAACGAATGACCAtgaatgaaatttaaaaaaaaagaagagataataTTGTGGAAAATTATATAGGTATGGGCACAATATTCTCTAGAATGAcctaaaaagttaaattaatATACACAAACTTGTTAAAACCCTTTAATTAATATTGTGGAAAAGAAGTCCTTTTAGCATTAATAATGTCTAAACACATATTTTAGCTCCTTAATAACTAGAGAGTAGATACTATAGAGACATAGAGTTAGCGTCGGCCGGTACGCATATTGACACTCGTCGGTGCAACCTTCTTTGTTCTTGGACCAACCCGATGATATGCCCCAAGATCCACGTCATCACTTCTTCCACAAACCGTCCTTGGAGCCATCATAATCATTCCTTTCCACAAATTTCTAATGCTCATTTTTTTCACCAACCCATTCTCTTGCTTACTATCATATTCAAGCTTCTTCTGCAACATATTATGATCATAATGTTGACCATGATCATTCCAGAAACCAATAGTTGGTAACGAACCCTCATCAATCCTCTTAGAGATGCTCTTGATCTCATAAGAATCAAGAAGACTAGACAACTTGGTTTCTTGATCTCCACGCAAAAAATGATTAGAGTGTGGTTTAGAAACCTTATTCTCGGAGAGGATCATGGTCTTGTTGGCCTCGAGCTTATACCGCGAAGGTCGAGGTGTTCTTATGGCTCTTTTCGAGAGATCGAACTCTCTCATCATCGGCTTTCCTTCGTGTCTTTGGTACCAAGCCCACGCCGCAGCTTTCACTGTCGCCAGCTcatcatctcctcctcctcctcttcctcctcctcctccggcAAAGAGCGTCGGTGACCATCTCTTCTTTCTACTATTGTTACGGCTTCTGGTGATGCTCTTCTTCTCGGACATAATTGGTGTTGAAATGTAGTAGTTGGCGAATGGAAGCATCGTTCATtgattataatgttttttgggtttgtggAATTTGGAGTGGACACGTTAATAGAGGGAAATgcttagaaagaaaaaaagaaagaatcataaatatataaa includes:
- a CDS encoding Eukaryotic aspartyl protease family protein (Eukaryotic aspartyl protease family protein; FUNCTIONS IN: aspartic-type endopeptidase activity; INVOLVED IN: proteolysis; LOCATED IN: endomembrane system; EXPRESSED IN: 22 plant structures; EXPRESSED DURING: 13 growth stages; CONTAINS InterPro DOMAIN/s: Peptidase aspartic (InterPro:IPR021109), Peptidase aspartic, catalytic (InterPro:IPR009007), Peptidase A1 (InterPro:IPR001461), Peptidase aspartic, active site (InterPro:IPR001969); BEST Arabidopsis thaliana protein match is: Eukaryotic aspartyl protease family protein (TAIR:AT1G66180.1); Has 30201 Blast hits to 17322 proteins in 780 species: Archae - 12; Bacteria - 1396; Metazoa - 17338; Fungi - 3422; Plants - 5037; Viruses - 0; Other Eukaryotes - 2996 (source: NCBI BLink).), with protein sequence MSTISKPLFLKLLYIFFFFCYSVSLSWSSSLSLHFPLTSLRLTPTTNSSSFKTSLLSRRNPSPPSSPYTFRSNIKYSMALILSLPIGTPSQSQELVLDTGSQLSWIQCHPKKIKKPLPPPTTSFDPSLSSSFSDLPCSHPLCKPRIPDFTLPTSCDSNRLCHYSYFYADGTFAEGNLVKEKFTFSNSQTTPPLILGCAKESTDEKGILGMNLGRLSFISQAKISKFSYCIPTRSNRPGLASTGSFYLGDNPNSRGFKYVSLLTFPQSQRMPNLDPLAYTVPLQGIRIGQKRLNIPGSVFRPDAGGSGQTMVDSGSEFTHLVDVAYDKVKEEIVRLVGSRLKKGYVYGSTADMCFDGNHSMEIGRLIGDLVFEFGRGVEILVEKQSLLVNVGGGIHCVGIGRSSMLGAASNIIGNVHQQNLWVEFDVTNRRVGFSKAECRLLP
- a CDS encoding uncharacterized protein (unknown protein; BEST Arabidopsis thaliana protein match is: unknown protein (TAIR:AT1G66190.1); Has 1807 Blast hits to 1807 proteins in 277 species: Archae - 0; Bacteria - 0; Metazoa - 736; Fungi - 347; Plants - 385; Viruses - 0; Other Eukaryotes - 339 (source: NCBI BLink).), yielding MLPFANYYISTPIMSEKKSITRSRNNSRKKRWSPTLFAGGGGGRGGGGDDELATVKAAAWAWYQRHEGKPMMREFDLSKRAIRTPRPSRYKLEANKTMILSENKVSKPHSNHFLRGDQETKLSSLLDSYEIKSISKRIDEGSLPTIGFWNDHGQHYDHNMLQKKLEYDSKQENGLVKKMSIRNLWKGMIMMAPRTVCGRSDDVDLGAYHRVGPRTKKVAPTSVNMRTGRR